A genomic region of uncultured Paludibaculum sp. contains the following coding sequences:
- a CDS encoding winged helix-turn-helix domain-containing protein, whose product MAGETPLHLRELGPDPETQRQLIARILASKPFRRSQRQRELLEFLCRHSFESAGREVHEQEIGVSVFARRPDYDTSQDNIVRVHVSELRKKLEEYFKQEGVEESWLLEIPRGNYTAVLTPRIAPPRDPVPATEPEPPRPRSTYLLSIIGVLSLACAGLVAWNLQLRRQAEAPPSGVNPLWQQMFAGDRETDVVVADSCLSFYTDMVKHPVVLQDYLSRKYLLDDLARERDPERRKSLEMLMGRRYTSYADVQAVQHITRLAALQGKTLNVHFARDYPTRRLQTSNLILVGSKRANLWAELFDDQLNFQVEYDQATGGNVVVNRKPLAGEQRLYTILTRDADIRDSLAVIALVPNLQNTGEVLLLAGTGMSGTEAAIEAAVSPQGFSRIQAALPPHRSGKVLPFEALIRSHAVGGTAQTFEILAARLVEPPAKPRNGL is encoded by the coding sequence ATGGCAGGCGAGACTCCACTGCACCTTCGCGAACTCGGACCCGACCCCGAAACTCAGCGCCAGTTGATCGCCCGAATCCTGGCAAGCAAGCCCTTCAGACGCTCGCAGCGGCAGCGCGAACTGCTGGAATTCCTTTGCCGTCACAGCTTTGAGAGCGCAGGCCGCGAAGTGCACGAGCAAGAGATCGGTGTCTCGGTCTTTGCCCGCCGGCCCGACTACGACACCAGCCAGGACAACATCGTCCGCGTCCACGTCTCGGAGCTGCGCAAGAAACTGGAAGAGTACTTCAAGCAGGAAGGTGTTGAGGAGTCGTGGCTCCTGGAGATTCCGCGCGGCAACTACACGGCCGTACTGACGCCGCGCATCGCGCCACCCCGCGACCCTGTGCCAGCCACCGAGCCGGAGCCTCCGCGCCCGAGATCCACTTACCTGCTTTCGATCATCGGAGTATTGTCCCTCGCCTGCGCCGGTCTCGTGGCCTGGAATCTTCAACTTCGACGGCAGGCAGAGGCGCCTCCGTCCGGCGTGAATCCGCTGTGGCAACAGATGTTCGCCGGAGATCGGGAAACCGACGTCGTGGTGGCGGATTCCTGCCTGAGCTTCTACACGGACATGGTGAAGCATCCGGTGGTGCTGCAGGACTACCTTAGTCGCAAGTACCTGCTCGATGATCTCGCCAGAGAACGGGATCCGGAGCGGCGCAAATCCCTGGAAATGCTGATGGGCCGCCGGTACACCAGCTATGCCGATGTCCAGGCCGTCCAACACATCACACGGCTGGCGGCGCTGCAGGGTAAGACGCTGAATGTCCACTTCGCGCGGGACTATCCAACGCGGCGTTTGCAGACGTCCAACCTGATCCTCGTGGGCAGCAAGCGCGCCAATCTGTGGGCGGAACTGTTCGACGACCAGCTCAATTTCCAGGTGGAGTATGACCAGGCCACAGGCGGTAACGTCGTCGTTAACAGGAAGCCTCTAGCTGGAGAACAACGCCTCTACACAATACTGACGCGCGACGCCGATATCCGCGATTCGCTGGCTGTGATTGCCTTGGTGCCGAACCTTCAGAACACGGGAGAGGTGCTGCTGCTCGCCGGTACGGGCATGTCGGGCACCGAAGCGGCCATTGAGGCAGCGGTTTCCCCCCAAGGTTTCAGCCGGATCCAGGCGGCGTTACCGCCGCACAGGTCGGGCAAGGTTCTGCCCTTTGAGGCGCTGATCCGTTCCCACGCCGTGGGCGGCACCGCCCAAACTTTCGAGATCCTGGCCGCCCGCCTGGTCGAGCCTCCGGCGAAGCCCCGCAATGGACTGTAA
- the tnpB gene encoding IS66 family insertion sequence element accessory protein TnpB (TnpB, as the term is used for proteins encoded by IS66 family insertion elements, is considered an accessory protein, since TnpC, encoded by a neighboring gene, is a DDE family transposase.), producing the protein MTGLPSLRTLDREQSARIWLAAEAADMRCGFDRLAERVKAVIGQDPLSGHLFVFRSRRGDRLKILVWDRDGFVLWYKRLEAGTFKLPRVEAGSSSVELRASELAMVLDGIDVSRLKRVARYERGARVV; encoded by the coding sequence TTGACCGGTCTGCCGAGCCTGCGCACGCTCGACCGCGAGCAAAGCGCGCGCATCTGGCTCGCCGCCGAGGCCGCTGACATGCGCTGCGGTTTCGACCGCTTGGCCGAACGCGTGAAAGCCGTCATCGGGCAGGACCCCTTAAGTGGTCACCTGTTTGTGTTTCGCTCGCGCCGCGGCGACCGGCTAAAAATTCTTGTGTGGGATCGCGACGGCTTTGTTCTTTGGTATAAGCGGCTCGAGGCAGGCACTTTCAAACTGCCCCGCGTGGAAGCGGGCTCATCTTCGGTGGAACTGAGAGCCAGTGAACTGGCCATGGTTCTGGATGGAATCGATGTATCGCGGCTGAAACGGGTCGCCCGCTACGAGCGCGGCGCGCGCGTCGTCTGA
- a CDS encoding DUF1553 domain-containing protein: MSGRLTCLILATGLSAWGAAVSFNRDVRPILSDRCYTCHGPDSASRKSKLRLDKEDSASTALKPGDPAHSEIYLRVSSTNKAKRMPPGYLGHQPLSAREIEILRSWIEQGAKFEPHWSLVPPRKAAPPEARQQGWARNEIDRWILARLEHEGLHPSAQAGKATLLRRVSFDLTGLPPTPAEVDAFANDPSPDAYEKVVDRLLASPRYAERMAIRWLEAARYADSNGYQSDGPRDMWRWRDWVIDAFRNNMPFDRFTVEQIAGDLLPNATVSQRVATAFNRNHSTSAEGGIVDEEFRVQYVADRAETTSTVFMGLTVGCARCHDHKYDPILQKDYYQLFAFFNNVPERGFVYNFGNEEPYIKAPLPEQQVKLDDFARRIEAAKARVKALQPAAEAARKKWERQVASGDEDWTPTSGLALRVFDEEHFDGKRQTEVSDKVAGFNFHDPYTLAAWIKPEAPDGAVLSRGEDYLEGTGHFLHLMGGKLRFHATFRWTDLAMRVETEEPVKLNEWQHVAVTYDGSMHASHVKIYVNGVPRKLKILFDQPIWPLGTKEPFRIGGGGGLRFHGSIRDVRVYNAALSPEEMAVIPLSETVSHIAARRQRTPVEADKLRFCFLERHAPPEFAQARQALDALETGQKEYLAKVPTVMVMKESDTPRPSYLLKRGAYDAHGEPVSPGVPGVLPPLKPEWPRNRLGLARWLVDRGNPLTARVTVNRYWQMLFGVGLVKTVEDFGSQGEWPMHPELLDWLAVEFMDSGWDVKHILKTMVMSAAYQQESKVSPELQQRDPENRLLARGPRFRLAPEMIRDQALAVSGLLVERLGGPSVKPYQPEGLWQELQGGKGYEPDEGEGLWRRSLYTYWRRTVPAPSMITFDSPTRETCVVRETRTNTPLQALDLMNDVLYLEASRKLAERVMHDAAEPKARIDEAFRLVLGRQPKGQEDEYIASALQRFSSYYTAHPGEAEKYLEQGKAPRDKQLPAETLAAYTAVASLLFNLDEAITKE, translated from the coding sequence GTGTCTGGGCGACTTACGTGTCTGATACTGGCCACTGGTCTCTCCGCCTGGGGAGCGGCCGTCTCGTTCAACCGCGACGTGCGGCCCATCCTGTCTGACCGCTGCTACACCTGCCACGGCCCCGACAGCGCCAGCCGCAAGAGCAAGCTCCGCCTGGATAAAGAGGACAGCGCGAGCACGGCGCTGAAGCCCGGCGATCCGGCCCATAGCGAGATCTATCTGCGTGTTTCGTCCACGAACAAAGCCAAGCGGATGCCACCCGGCTACCTGGGCCATCAGCCGCTGTCGGCCCGGGAGATTGAAATCCTGCGATCGTGGATCGAACAGGGCGCGAAGTTCGAGCCGCACTGGTCACTGGTGCCACCGCGCAAGGCAGCGCCACCCGAAGCAAGACAACAGGGTTGGGCGCGCAACGAGATCGATCGCTGGATTCTGGCCCGGCTCGAGCACGAGGGTCTCCATCCGTCGGCTCAAGCAGGCAAAGCAACATTGCTGCGGCGTGTCTCGTTCGACCTCACCGGATTGCCTCCGACGCCCGCCGAGGTGGATGCGTTTGCGAACGATCCCTCGCCCGACGCCTATGAGAAAGTGGTGGACCGCCTGCTGGCCTCGCCGCGCTACGCCGAGCGAATGGCCATCCGCTGGCTGGAAGCAGCCCGTTACGCCGACTCGAACGGCTACCAGTCGGACGGTCCGCGCGACATGTGGCGCTGGCGCGACTGGGTGATCGACGCGTTCCGTAACAACATGCCATTCGACCGGTTCACGGTCGAGCAGATCGCAGGCGACCTGCTGCCGAACGCGACGGTCTCGCAGCGCGTGGCAACGGCGTTCAACCGCAACCACAGCACCTCGGCCGAGGGTGGCATCGTCGACGAAGAGTTCCGCGTGCAGTACGTGGCCGACCGTGCGGAGACGACGTCCACCGTCTTCATGGGCCTCACCGTCGGCTGCGCCCGCTGCCACGATCACAAGTACGATCCCATCCTGCAGAAGGATTACTACCAGCTCTTCGCCTTCTTCAACAACGTGCCAGAGCGCGGCTTCGTCTACAACTTCGGCAATGAGGAGCCCTATATCAAGGCGCCGCTGCCCGAGCAACAGGTGAAGCTGGACGACTTCGCGAGGCGGATCGAGGCGGCGAAAGCGCGAGTGAAAGCTCTGCAACCGGCGGCCGAGGCCGCGCGGAAGAAGTGGGAGCGGCAAGTTGCGTCCGGCGACGAAGACTGGACGCCCACTTCCGGCCTGGCGTTGCGCGTGTTCGACGAGGAGCACTTCGACGGCAAGCGCCAGACCGAAGTGAGCGACAAGGTCGCTGGCTTCAATTTCCACGATCCCTATACATTGGCCGCATGGATCAAGCCGGAGGCACCCGACGGAGCCGTGCTGTCGCGCGGTGAGGACTACCTGGAGGGCACAGGCCACTTCCTCCATCTGATGGGCGGGAAACTGCGGTTTCACGCGACGTTCCGCTGGACGGATCTGGCCATGCGCGTCGAGACGGAAGAGCCCGTGAAGCTGAACGAGTGGCAGCATGTGGCCGTGACCTATGACGGCAGCATGCACGCTTCGCACGTGAAGATCTACGTCAACGGCGTGCCGCGGAAGCTGAAGATCCTCTTCGACCAGCCCATCTGGCCGCTGGGGACAAAGGAACCGTTCCGCATCGGCGGCGGGGGCGGACTGCGGTTCCATGGGTCCATCCGCGACGTCCGAGTGTATAACGCGGCCCTGTCGCCGGAAGAAATGGCCGTGATCCCGCTCAGCGAGACGGTCTCGCACATCGCCGCTCGGCGGCAGCGGACACCGGTGGAAGCCGACAAGCTGCGGTTCTGTTTCCTGGAGCGCCATGCTCCGCCGGAATTCGCCCAGGCCCGTCAGGCCCTGGACGCGCTGGAGACCGGGCAGAAGGAGTACCTGGCGAAGGTCCCCACGGTGATGGTGATGAAGGAGAGCGACACGCCACGCCCGTCGTACCTGCTGAAACGCGGCGCCTACGACGCGCATGGCGAGCCGGTGTCGCCCGGCGTGCCGGGAGTGCTCCCTCCGCTGAAGCCGGAGTGGCCGCGCAACCGCCTGGGGCTGGCGCGCTGGCTGGTGGATCGCGGCAACCCTCTGACGGCCAGGGTGACGGTGAATCGCTACTGGCAAATGCTGTTCGGCGTCGGCCTGGTGAAGACCGTGGAGGACTTCGGCTCGCAGGGCGAATGGCCCATGCATCCGGAGTTGCTCGACTGGCTGGCCGTCGAGTTCATGGATAGCGGCTGGGACGTCAAGCACATCCTGAAGACCATGGTGATGAGTGCCGCGTATCAGCAGGAGTCCAAGGTGTCGCCGGAGTTGCAACAGCGCGACCCGGAAAACCGCCTGCTGGCCCGCGGGCCACGGTTCCGTCTGGCTCCCGAGATGATTCGCGACCAGGCACTGGCCGTCTCCGGGCTGCTGGTGGAAAGGCTGGGCGGCCCATCCGTCAAGCCCTATCAGCCCGAGGGTCTGTGGCAGGAACTGCAGGGCGGTAAAGGTTACGAACCCGACGAGGGCGAGGGGCTTTGGCGGCGCAGTCTGTACACGTATTGGCGGCGGACTGTGCCCGCCCCCAGCATGATTACGTTTGACTCACCGACGCGCGAAACCTGCGTTGTGCGCGAGACTCGCACGAATACACCGCTGCAAGCCCTGGACCTGATGAACGACGTGCTCTATCTGGAGGCCTCGCGGAAGTTGGCCGAGCGTGTGATGCACGATGCCGCCGAGCCCAAAGCGCGCATCGACGAGGCATTCCGGCTGGTGCTGGGCCGCCAGCCGAAGGGCCAAGAAGACGAGTACATTGCGTCTGCACTACAGCGGTTCTCCTCCTACTACACCGCCCATCCCGGCGAGGCCGAGAAGTACCTGGAGCAAGGCAAGGCTCCGAGAGACAAGCAATTGCCGGCGGAGACCCTGGCCGCCTACACAGCGGTGGCCAGCTTGCTGTTCAATCTGGATGAAGCGATTACGAAGGAGTGA
- a CDS encoding alpha/beta hydrolase, protein MNAVETERRTTHPTHYRTLKVAGQEIFYREAGPATAPVILLLHGFPTSSNMFRNLIPQLAGSFRVIAPDYPGFGQSSMPAHTEFSYTFENLAKVVDSFVESLGLTKFSIYVMDYGAPIGYRLALLHPERIQALIIQNGNAYEEGLLKFWDPIKKYWAEPNAENRAALHFLVNLEATRWQYQDGVKDTSLLDPTVWLVDQAGLDREGNREIQMDLFLSYGTNVPLYPKFQEFFRNHQPPALIVWGKNDFIFPAEGAAPYSRDLTNLETYLLDTGHFALETHGDVIAAHIERFLLKNL, encoded by the coding sequence ATGAATGCAGTTGAGACAGAGCGGCGAACCACTCACCCGACTCACTATAGGACCCTCAAAGTCGCCGGACAGGAGATCTTCTATCGGGAAGCCGGACCAGCAACCGCGCCCGTGATCCTGCTCTTGCACGGATTCCCGACGTCGTCGAATATGTTCCGGAATCTGATCCCTCAGCTCGCCGGCTCTTTTCGCGTGATCGCGCCAGACTATCCCGGCTTCGGACAGAGCAGCATGCCGGCTCATACCGAATTTAGCTACACCTTCGAGAATCTCGCGAAAGTTGTGGATTCCTTCGTCGAGTCACTCGGCCTGACGAAATTCTCAATCTACGTGATGGACTACGGCGCACCCATCGGATACCGGCTCGCCCTACTGCATCCGGAACGGATTCAGGCGCTGATCATCCAGAACGGGAATGCGTACGAGGAAGGGCTTCTCAAGTTCTGGGACCCGATCAAGAAATACTGGGCGGAACCCAATGCCGAGAACCGGGCCGCACTCCATTTTCTCGTAAACCTGGAGGCGACTCGCTGGCAATATCAGGACGGCGTGAAGGACACTTCGTTGCTGGATCCAACGGTGTGGTTGGTCGACCAGGCGGGACTCGATCGGGAAGGGAACCGCGAGATTCAGATGGACTTGTTTCTGTCCTACGGAACCAACGTGCCCCTATACCCGAAGTTCCAGGAATTTTTCAGGAACCATCAGCCGCCGGCGCTCATCGTCTGGGGCAAGAACGACTTCATCTTCCCCGCTGAAGGGGCCGCACCCTACAGCCGGGATCTCACCAACCTCGAAACCTACCTGCTGGACACCGGCCACTTCGCTCTGGAGACGCACGGTGATGTCATCGCAGCCCACATCGAACGCTTTCTATTGAAGAATCTTTGA
- a CDS encoding DUF1501 domain-containing protein has product MTRRQLLQRIPGALGTAALTELLKGEGLPGLPHHKPTAKRIIYLFQSGGPSHLETFDYKPKLTEFQNQDLPESVRQGQRLTTMSASQSSFPIVPSKFSFARHGQSGALVSELLPRTASIVDKLTFVKSMYTEQINHDPAVTYFQTGFQIAGRPSMGSWVSYGLGADTKDLPAFVVMISPGSNGSGQPLYDRLWGSGFLPTRYQGVKFRSVGDPVLYLTSPQGFPEENRKTFLDTLNGMNRLKLDEAGDPEISTRIAQYEMAFRMQTSVPELTDLSKESASVVESYGPDARKPGTFAYNCLMARRLAERGVRFIQLYHRDWDHHGGLPAGLPKMCKQTDQPAAALIQDLEQRGMLQDTLVVWGGEFGRTVYCQGRLTKDDYGRDHHPRCFTVWMAGGGVKPGITWGATDDYGYNITESPVHVHDLQATILHCLGIDHKRLTYQFQGRHFRLTDVGGQVVKDLLV; this is encoded by the coding sequence ATGACGCGACGTCAACTTCTGCAACGCATCCCCGGCGCGCTGGGCACGGCGGCCCTAACCGAACTGCTGAAGGGCGAGGGGTTGCCCGGGCTGCCGCACCACAAACCGACGGCCAAGCGCATCATCTATCTGTTCCAAAGCGGCGGGCCGTCGCACCTGGAGACCTTCGACTACAAACCGAAGTTGACGGAGTTTCAGAACCAGGACCTGCCGGAGTCCGTGCGGCAAGGGCAGCGGTTGACGACAATGTCCGCCTCGCAGTCCAGTTTCCCCATCGTGCCATCGAAGTTCTCGTTCGCGAGGCACGGCCAATCGGGCGCGCTGGTGAGCGAACTGCTGCCGCGGACCGCCAGCATCGTCGACAAGCTCACGTTCGTGAAGTCGATGTACACCGAGCAGATCAACCACGATCCGGCCGTGACCTACTTCCAGACGGGCTTCCAGATCGCCGGGCGGCCGAGCATGGGCTCGTGGGTTTCCTACGGCCTCGGCGCGGACACAAAGGACTTGCCGGCGTTCGTTGTCATGATCTCGCCGGGTTCGAATGGGAGCGGGCAGCCGCTCTACGACCGTCTGTGGGGCAGCGGTTTCCTGCCCACGCGGTACCAGGGTGTGAAGTTCCGGTCGGTGGGCGATCCAGTGCTCTACCTGACAAGTCCACAGGGATTTCCCGAGGAGAACCGGAAGACATTCCTCGACACCCTGAACGGGATGAACCGGCTGAAGCTGGACGAGGCCGGCGATCCCGAGATCTCAACACGCATCGCGCAGTACGAAATGGCGTTCCGCATGCAGACGTCCGTACCCGAGCTGACCGACCTTTCCAAGGAATCGGCCTCCGTCGTGGAGAGTTACGGGCCAGACGCGAGGAAGCCGGGCACGTTCGCCTACAACTGTCTGATGGCCCGGCGCTTGGCCGAACGCGGAGTGCGCTTCATCCAGCTCTACCACCGGGATTGGGACCACCACGGCGGTTTACCCGCCGGGCTGCCCAAGATGTGCAAACAAACCGACCAACCAGCAGCCGCGCTGATTCAGGATCTGGAGCAGCGGGGCATGCTGCAGGACACCCTCGTCGTATGGGGCGGCGAGTTTGGCCGAACGGTCTACTGCCAGGGCCGGCTCACGAAAGACGACTACGGCCGCGATCACCATCCACGCTGTTTCACCGTCTGGATGGCGGGCGGCGGGGTGAAGCCGGGCATCACCTGGGGCGCGACCGACGACTATGGCTACAACATTACCGAGAGTCCCGTACACGTGCATGACCTCCAGGCCACCATACTGCACTGTCTTGGCATTGATCATAAGCGCCTGACGTACCAGTTTCAGGGACGGCACTTCCGGCTCACCGATGTGGGGGGTCAGGTGGTTAAGGACCTTCTGGTCTAG
- a CDS encoding carboxypeptidase-like regulatory domain-containing protein, with product MTSPSSKKIRGYAPVRASVFLLTSILLLGSSALCPGQQVTATVVGTVTDASGAVVPGATVRASSLTTNAVREATSDSSGTYTIPFLQAGDYSVAVTAQGFQGQKVNQIALQVQQTARVDFTLKVGDVAETIQVEASAAALQTENSTVGTVIDSGKIVELPLNGRNFVQLAQLIPGVQAGTPGSITVRRGRGSIGQQDSPFGSTGMSANGSRDTANRYFLDGVEFMDYDAMTYAFSPSVDALAEFKVETSTYSAEAGGAPGGQVNIITKRGGNAFRGTLWEFNRNDALTQSYDAIAGTSATPARLNRNQYGGNIGGPVWLPKLYKGKDRTFFFFNWESGKLAQGSTAAYRIVPTAAQRGGDLSGLVNARTGAPIVLNDPLGVGIVNNQIPKSALSPQAQAFLAFQPSANTQNGVFNYLSTPASAVSTQDTYTARVDHNLSSRDVVSARYVFNDTYEAGVPFWGHDERNNLGRTQNLALSYTRTFTPVLINEFRAGWHKFSEQEIFGTTNDAAYDVVGKMGLPLVSRLPKEFGPPTINVSGADGTFNMYDLQRQIGPRDRSNSFLPFSDTLSWQHGRHFIKMGVEIDRRLVTFEQARAPRGSFTFDGTYTGSALADFLLGYIRNDSINPAHTSTDLKNFWQGYFVNDDWKVTSNLTLNLGMRYDYFQPYKQSDDKMVNIEQNGFIVAGLTTPQTSAYGRALIAPDRNNIGPRFGFAYRPKFTNDAVIRGGYGIYYTPQISNAIFAMAEGAQATAGATITGNITGKPNVFFNDPFAGAVTSGALNFAVSNDQNLRDSYIQQWNFNIQKKLPGDFILDLGYVGSKGTRLIVTFQDLNRPVQIVDPRTAGLASLNARRPNQDYQRSVRSDKSIGNSIYHALQMKGERRMRNGLTFLAAYTYSKSISGPLDIGGQVGGGSFIGDVQDIYNLRAERAVSGFDVTQRFVQTLIYDVPFFKHSTGLKKLVLDGWQASTIMTAQSGFPAPISFGVDTTGTGIGSRPDLTGQVANLAGSDRTWKRWFNVDAFAQGPYGRFGTSPRTNAVRLPGLWNFDFSVNKSFRFAETRSVEFRTEVFNLFNQYNPDPSTVDLNIRSATFGTVGGGVRGITTRVIQLGAKLYF from the coding sequence ATGACAAGTCCTTCATCGAAGAAGATCCGCGGTTACGCCCCTGTCCGGGCCTCCGTTTTCCTCCTCACATCGATCCTCCTATTGGGTTCGTCCGCTCTCTGCCCGGGCCAGCAGGTGACGGCCACTGTGGTCGGCACAGTGACCGACGCCAGTGGAGCAGTGGTGCCGGGCGCGACGGTTCGCGCCTCCAGCCTGACAACGAATGCCGTGCGTGAGGCCACTTCCGATTCTTCGGGCACGTACACGATCCCATTCCTGCAGGCGGGCGACTACTCCGTGGCTGTGACGGCGCAGGGCTTTCAGGGTCAGAAGGTGAACCAGATCGCGCTCCAGGTGCAGCAAACGGCCCGTGTCGATTTCACGCTGAAGGTGGGCGATGTAGCCGAGACCATTCAGGTGGAGGCTTCGGCGGCGGCACTGCAGACGGAAAACTCCACTGTGGGGACGGTGATTGATTCCGGGAAGATCGTCGAATTGCCCTTGAACGGTCGAAATTTCGTGCAGCTCGCGCAACTGATCCCGGGCGTGCAGGCGGGGACTCCCGGCTCGATCACGGTACGTCGTGGCCGCGGGTCCATCGGGCAGCAGGACTCGCCCTTCGGCTCCACCGGCATGTCGGCCAACGGAAGCCGCGACACGGCCAACCGTTATTTCCTCGACGGCGTCGAGTTCATGGACTACGACGCCATGACCTACGCCTTCAGCCCGTCAGTGGACGCGCTGGCGGAGTTCAAAGTGGAGACCAGCACATATTCCGCTGAGGCCGGCGGAGCACCGGGCGGGCAGGTGAACATCATCACCAAGCGCGGCGGCAATGCCTTTCGCGGCACGTTGTGGGAATTCAACCGCAACGACGCCCTCACGCAATCCTACGATGCGATTGCCGGAACCAGCGCGACGCCGGCGCGGCTCAACCGCAATCAATATGGCGGCAACATCGGCGGCCCGGTGTGGCTGCCGAAGCTTTACAAGGGCAAGGACCGGACGTTCTTCTTCTTTAATTGGGAATCGGGGAAGCTGGCACAGGGCTCAACGGCGGCCTATCGGATCGTACCGACGGCCGCTCAGCGCGGAGGAGACTTGAGTGGTCTGGTGAATGCACGTACGGGCGCGCCCATCGTGCTGAACGATCCTCTTGGGGTGGGGATCGTCAACAACCAGATACCGAAGTCGGCGTTGAGCCCTCAGGCTCAGGCATTTCTTGCCTTTCAGCCTTCCGCCAACACGCAAAACGGCGTCTTCAACTACCTGTCGACGCCAGCCAGCGCGGTCTCGACGCAGGACACCTACACCGCTCGCGTCGATCACAACCTCTCGTCGCGGGACGTCGTCTCGGCCCGCTATGTCTTCAACGACACCTACGAAGCCGGCGTACCGTTCTGGGGGCACGACGAGCGCAACAACCTGGGCCGCACGCAGAACCTGGCCCTGTCCTACACGCGGACGTTCACGCCGGTGCTGATCAACGAGTTCCGCGCCGGCTGGCACAAGTTCAGCGAGCAGGAGATCTTCGGCACCACCAATGACGCAGCCTACGACGTGGTGGGCAAGATGGGGCTGCCGCTGGTTTCGCGCTTGCCGAAGGAGTTCGGGCCGCCCACGATCAACGTCAGCGGCGCCGACGGCACGTTCAATATGTACGACCTGCAGCGCCAGATCGGACCGCGGGACCGGTCGAACAGCTTCCTTCCCTTCTCCGACACCCTGTCGTGGCAGCACGGCCGCCACTTCATCAAGATGGGTGTGGAGATCGATCGCCGACTGGTGACCTTCGAGCAGGCACGCGCGCCGCGCGGGTCGTTCACCTTTGACGGAACCTACACGGGCAGCGCCCTGGCCGACTTCCTGCTGGGCTACATCCGCAACGACAGCATCAATCCGGCGCACACATCGACGGATCTGAAGAACTTCTGGCAGGGCTACTTCGTCAACGACGACTGGAAGGTGACGTCCAACCTCACGCTGAACCTGGGCATGCGCTACGACTACTTCCAGCCCTACAAGCAGTCGGACGACAAGATGGTGAACATCGAGCAGAACGGCTTCATCGTCGCCGGACTGACAACGCCCCAGACTTCAGCCTACGGGCGCGCGCTGATCGCTCCGGACCGCAACAACATCGGCCCCCGCTTTGGCTTCGCATACCGGCCGAAGTTCACCAACGACGCGGTGATCCGCGGCGGCTACGGCATCTATTACACGCCACAGATCTCCAACGCGATCTTCGCCATGGCGGAAGGTGCGCAAGCCACGGCCGGCGCCACCATCACCGGCAATATCACAGGCAAACCAAACGTGTTCTTCAATGACCCGTTCGCCGGCGCCGTGACCTCCGGCGCATTGAACTTCGCGGTGAGTAATGACCAGAATCTGCGCGACAGCTACATCCAGCAGTGGAACTTCAACATCCAGAAGAAACTGCCGGGCGATTTCATCCTCGACTTGGGCTATGTCGGATCCAAGGGCACGCGGTTGATCGTGACATTCCAGGACCTCAACCGGCCCGTGCAGATTGTGGATCCGCGCACCGCCGGGCTCGCCTCGTTGAACGCCCGACGGCCGAATCAGGACTACCAGCGCAGTGTGCGATCCGACAAGTCCATTGGCAACTCCATCTATCACGCCCTGCAGATGAAGGGCGAGCGGCGCATGCGGAACGGCCTCACGTTTCTGGCAGCCTACACGTACTCGAAGTCGATCTCGGGCCCGCTCGACATTGGCGGCCAGGTGGGTGGCGGATCGTTCATCGGCGACGTGCAGGACATCTACAACCTGCGCGCGGAGCGGGCCGTGTCGGGCTTCGACGTCACGCAGCGGTTCGTCCAGACACTCATCTACGACGTCCCGTTCTTCAAGCATTCGACGGGGCTGAAGAAGCTGGTGCTGGACGGATGGCAGGCATCGACGATCATGACCGCGCAATCCGGCTTCCCCGCCCCGATCAGCTTCGGTGTGGACACCACGGGCACCGGCATCGGATCCCGTCCGGACCTCACCGGGCAGGTAGCGAACCTGGCCGGTAGCGACCGGACGTGGAAGCGCTGGTTCAACGTCGATGCGTTCGCGCAGGGGCCTTATGGCCGCTTCGGCACTTCTCCACGCACCAACGCCGTGCGGCTGCCCGGCCTGTGGAACTTCGACTTCTCGGTGAACAAGAGTTTCCGTTTTGCCGAGACGCGCAGCGTGGAGTTCCGCACCGAGGTCTTCAATCTGTTCAACCAATACAATCCGGATCCCAGCACGGTGGACCTGAACATCCGTTCCGCCACGTTTGGCACGGTGGGTGGCGGTGTGCGCGGCATCACCACGAGAGTCATCCAACTGGGCGCCAAACTGTATTTCTGA